One genomic window of Solea solea chromosome 12, fSolSol10.1, whole genome shotgun sequence includes the following:
- the acd gene encoding adrenocortical dysplasia protein homolog → MPRPPRNQLSPWIEKLILSYSSREEEEEGRGGRLKAHVVGVGEMSQSQAQNSDGLTGLLFLSDGFLQIPAVLTAAAWERLQEQEDRECLASLLNATACIHDYQLRFHMASEQTRCRFFLSVGELATTAAGPVRDNTPCCTTASSVRLKICETWRALLSEEAEPESQRSQCGFDLSELLGEWQHDCVQAVLDDVRDRLAAAGGGSVSPQPSTSSYAPLLTLAATGWDVDRLRFKGAERFTVPVKYLLIPEDGARQPRTSSHTMDTRTHSSPEPAPLSVDDAARRIPAPAAAERLCGADEIPPLPVDDVTRHVIESDVTLLSNPWDIFPPPCTSSSSEASPDATTTNAEAKSRPGHAVTATGTRLPVHITKESQPTSAQSTDFSDFPPHLKPPHSTGAVSTPASLALPFVSPPEPAEVSPPAGKHKPSASDQETCEKETTHRKAKRKRSEAAAEAQTSVEPPSWLFDTQAGSEDGSSHRNGQSVSSMWRTTPSMHSSGRPFSYTYQMTGQNLQDFSGFTVSESLLHWAVKYLLPKQEPVTSDPGRGHVTVGSTG, encoded by the coding sequence ATGCCCCGACCTCCTCGAAACCAGTTGTCTCCATGGATAGAGAAGCTGATCCTGAGCTACAGCAgccgggaggaggaggaggaggggaggggcgGGCGGCTGAAGGCTCACGTCGTCGGTGTGGGTGAGATGTCTCAGTCTCAGGCTCAGAACTCTGACGGCCTCACTGGGCTCCTCTTCCTGTCGGACGGTTTCCTCCAGATCCCCGCCGTCCTCACCGCAGCGGCCTGGGAGCGtctgcaggagcaggaggaccgTGAGTGTTTAGCCAGCCTCCTCAACGCCACCGCGTGCATCCACGACTACCAGCTCCGGTTCCACATGGCGTCCGAACAGACCAGGTGCCGCTTCTTCCTCTCGGTGGGAGAGCTCGCCACGACCGCCGCCGGTCCGGTCAGAGACAACACGCCGTGCTGCACGACCGCGTCCTCTGTGCGGCTGAAGATCTGCGAGACGTGGCGGGCGCTACTGAGTGAGGAGGCGGAGCCAGAATCTCAGAGGAGTCAGTGTGGGTTTGATCTGTCCGAGCTGCTCGGCGAGTGGCAGCACGACTGTGTCCAGGCCGTGCTGGACGACGTGCGGGACAGGCTGGCGGCGGCAGGTGGGGGCTCTGTGAGCCCGCAGCCCTCCACCTCCTCGTACGCGCCACTGCTGACTCTCGCCGCCACGGGCTGGGACGTGGACAGGCTCAGATTTAAAGGAGCGGAGCGCTTCACTGTCCCCGTGAAGTATCTCCTCATCCCAGAGGACGGAGCTCGGCAGCCGCGGACGTCGTCGCACACCatggacacacgcacacattcaaGTCCAGAACCCGCGCCGCTGTCCGTAGATGACGCAGCGCGGCGAATACCTGCACCGGCAGCTGCAGAGAGACTCTGCGGTGCAGACGAGATCCCGCCTCTTCCTGTGGACGACGTGACGCGGCACGTGATTGAGAGCGATGTCACGCTTTTGTCAAACCCCTGGGACATTTTCCCCCCACCGtgcacatcctcctcctctgaggcATCACCAGACGCCACGACAACAAATGCTGAAGCTAAATCCAGACCCGGTCACGCCGTCACAGCAACCGGCACTCGGCTTCCTGTCCACATCACCAAGGAATCCCAGCCGACGTCAGCGCAGAGCACAGACTTTAGCGACTTCCCGCCGCACCTGAAACCACCACATTCCACCGGCGCCGTCTCCACGCCTGCTTCTTTGGCGTTGCCTTTCGTGAGTCCACCGGAACCCGCGGAGGTGTCGCCCCCTGCAGGCAAACACAAGCCTTCTGCTTCAGACCAGGAGACGTGTGAGAAGGAGACCACACACAGAAAGGCGAAGAGGAAGAGAAGCGAGGCTGCAGCTGAAGCTCAGACCAGCGTGGAGCCGCCATCTTGGCTCTTTGACACGCAGGCAGGCTCAGAAGACGGCAGCAGCCACAGAAACGGCCAAAGTGTGAGCAGCATGTGGAGGacaactcccagcatgcacaGCAGTGGCAGACCGTTCTCCTACACGTACCAGATGACCGGACAGAACCTGCAGGACTTCAGTGGCTTCACGGTGTCCGAGTCTTTGCTGCACTGGGCCGTCAAATATCTGCTTCCAAAGCAGGAGccggtgacctctgaccccggtCGAGGTCACGTCACTGTGGGCTCAACGGGTTAA
- the gan gene encoding gigaxonin: MPDSGSKFSDPQHSQRLLQVLRTFWQEQSFHDALLVVDGEELPVQKNILAAASPYIRTKLNYNPPKEDGSTYRIELQGVSMDTMKQILDFIFSGEITLSEDTIQDMVQASDLLLMTDLKLLCCQFLESCITAENCLGIRLFSLHYCLYHVHYAATEFLQTHFRDVALTEEFRELPPERLCEVLAMEKLNVGNEKYVLEAVVRWLAHDPQDRKVHLKEVMSAVWLQGLDASYLREQAMGEPLMREVIREHCQPGAADGQLQGRALLDAFKPRGYSECIVLAGGEDRKTRKPTAVTRCMCPLYDVSRQNWIELQPMNVARVGHGVVAAEGFLFVVGGADGHHVVMDSGEKYDPDWNTWSPIAPMLQARQNMGVVELDGLIYVLGGESDHMELTTVEVFDPHCNMWKTQTSMTMIRKVGCYASMNKKIYAIGGGSYGKLFDSVECFDPKTQQWTGLCPLKERRFGSVACGVGKELYVFGGVRSQESENPEQRQMMTCKSEFYLDDMRRWMFLDDQSLCIQTSSSFVYGAVPIGAAIYVVGDLDTGASFDYIREFRRSTGTWHRTRPMLTSDLSKTGCAALRIANCRLFRLQLSQGMFRIRV, encoded by the exons ATGCCCGATTCTGGATCCAAGTTTTCAGACCCTCAGCATTCACAGAGACTGCTCCAGGTTCTTCGCACCTTCTGGCAGGAGCAGAGTTTCCACGATGCCCTGCTGGTGGTCGATGGGGAGGAGCTTCCTGTCCAGAAAAACATCCTGGCTGCTGCGAGCCCTTACATCAG GACCAAGCTGAACTACAACCCTCCAAAGGAAGACGGGTCTACATACAGGATCGAGTTGCAGGGCGTCTCCATGGACACCATGAAACAAATCCTCGACTTCATCTTCAGTGGTGAA ATCACTCTGAGTGAAGACACCATCCAGGACATGGTGCAGGCGTCTGACCTGCTCCTCATGACCGACCTCAAGCTGCTGTGTTGTCAGTTCTTAGAGAGCTGCATCACTGCAGAGAACTGCCTCGGCATCCGCCTCTTCTCCCTCCACTACTGCCTGTACCACGTCCACTATGCCGCCACGGAGTTCCTGCAGACGCACTTTCGCGACGTGGCGCTCACAGAGGAGTTCAGGGAGCTTCCGCCGGAGCGGCTCTGCGAGGTGCTCGCCATGGAGAAGCTGAACGTGGGCAACGAGAAGTACGTGCTGGAGGCTGTGGTGCGGTGGTTGGCACATGACCCACAGGACCGTAAG GTGCACCTGAAGGAAGTGATGTCAGCTGTTTGGCTGCAGGGCCTGGACGCCAGCTACCTGAGAGAGCAG GCCATGGGGGAGCCACTGATGAGGGAGGTGATCAGAGAGCACTGTCAGCCGGGGGCGGCGGACGGTCAGCTGCAGGGCCGAGCTCTGCTCGACGCCTTCAAACCCCGAGGATACTCTGAGTGTATCGTTCTCGCCGGAGGAGAAGATCGCAA AACCAGGAAGCCGACCGCGGTGACGCGCTGCATGTGTCCGCTCTACGACGTCAGCAGACAGAACTGGATCGAGCTGCAGCCCATGAACGTCGCCCGCGTCGGTCACGGCGTGGTCGCCGCAG AGGGTTTCCTGTTTGTGGTGGGCGGAGCTGACGGACATCACGTGGTTATGGACAGTGGAGAGAAATATGACCCGGACTGGAACACGTGGAGCCCCATCGCCCCCATGCTTCAG GCTCGTCAGAACATGGGCGTGGTGGAGCTGGACGGTCTCATCTATGTTCTCGGGGGAGAGAGTGACCACATGGAGCTGACCACTGTGGAAGTGTTCGACCCTCACTGCAATATGTGGAAGACGCAGACGAGTATGACCATGATCCGCaag gtCGGCTGCTACGCCTCCATGAACAAGAAGATCTACGCCATCGGTGGAGGCTCCTACGGGAAACTCTTTGACTCTGTTGAATGCTTTGACCCCAAGACACAGCAGTGGACCGGCCTCTGTCCACTGAAGGAGAGAAG GTTTGGTTCAGTGGCCTGTGGCGTCGGCAAGGAGCTCTACGTGTTTGGCGGCGTCAGAAGCCAAGAGTCGGAAAACCCCGAGCAGCGACAGATGATGACGTGCAAATCTGAGTTCTACCTCGACGACATGAGAAG GTGGATGTTCCTCGATGACCAGAGCTTGTGTATCCAGACCAGCTCATCCTTCGTATATGGTGCTGTGCCCATCGGGGCTGCCATCTATGTCGTTGGAGACCTGGACACAG GCGCGAGCTTCGACTACATCCGTGAGTTCCGCCGCAGCACGGGGACTTGGCACCGCACCAGACCCATGCTAACCAGCGACCTCTCCAAAACGGGCTGCGCCGCCCTGCGCATCGCCAACTGTCGGCTGTTCCGCCTGCAGCTGAGCCAGGGAATGTTCCGGATCAGAGTGTGA